The Schistocerca gregaria isolate iqSchGreg1 chromosome 2, iqSchGreg1.2, whole genome shotgun sequence genome contains the following window.
CTGCAGCTGGGTGATATCCACCAGCATATTCTTTGATGTCTCTTTACTTTTTGTTGCGTCAAGTGTGTGGCAAGTGCTACGTTGTGTGCACTCTGTTAACAACTGAAGCAGGTGGCGTGTTCACTGCACTGCACTCcatgttgacaacatccacaatCATACTAAACTGTGCATCGGAATCGTGTGCATTTAACTGTTTCATTGAGGAATCAACAGTTTCTAACAGTTCTGCCCGATCATGGATCTTGGTTTTTTGGGTACGCTTCCCCCCACCTGTTTTGTACGCTTTCACCTTTTCTTCTGAAAGATCTTTTCGAAGTCTTCTTTTCATGTTTTCCAGACAGGTTTTCACCCTGTCGCAGGATCTTTTTGACACAcatgaaattaaacaaattttgtagtaccataaattaatttttatattatttacattcattttgcATTCTGAGGCTCTTAACTTACAACTGAAATAAAAATCTAAGATCTATATATGGTTGTTTACATATCAGTTCATTAAAAAGAAAGTGGTATATGCATGCGTGAAGAAAACGGCACAGGACTAAGTGAGAAACGTATGTTCACAATTTTCAGCAGGAAACTAAATATTATGTGACTAACGGAAACTTAACAGTAGCACGGCATTGAAATTTTGTGTTATTGGCGTACGACTGAAATAAGTGATAGGGCTATGTACACTTACGGTtggaattattttgtttgttttaaatttaaaatccaAACTAAAAGCCAGTGTGTGCGGTATCCTATGCTTAAACCATGAACCCAGAAGAGTTAATAATTTATGAGTAAACTTAACAGTAAGAGAATTAAATTGCGCCTCCACGTGGGACCACATTGTTTTTCTTTTGAGCTGCAGCCGTCAGTTTTCTTATTTTCACGAACGGATGCATTTGCACCCACCATTTCAAGCAGCACATCTACCTCCTCCTTCGATAAATTCGGTGTTTTTATTCTCCATTATTCTAAAAAAAAGATCGGAACCGAGGTACATACACATTTCCCCTTGTCGACGGAAAACATAGAGAATGTGACACCAGCGATCATCTGTACAGTTTCATGGTTACTCTTTGCTAACTTCTTTGTACATTGCAATGGAACGTGCCCTAGCGACGCAGAGTTAATCGCGGTCAAATGCGCGGTTGGCTGACGACGGTTTGCTGACCAGCGATTAACGTTGGTGCACTGCAGGaacattttaaacacgatttactttTAACAATGATCGCGGTTATCGTGCTTTTTGACCTGGGTTGGTGCACTCGGACATTAATGCAGACGATAGCTATCTCACTCGGCAAGATCAGTAATGTAATTTGTACAGTAGCCTATCATGAGTAGCAACTCAAGTGTCATTACGTGATGCGATGTCTCTTACGACCTGGCAAAACTAGCCCCCAGGGGATCGCAACTCTTCAGCAATTTCGTGATAGGGTTCCTCGGGGCCCCCGGCTTTTGCAGCGTCTTTTCTTTTCTGTGCTGTATTTCTATCCTCTTCCCTTTTGCGAAGATGGCTGGGAAGTTGTTGGAAAAGCTTTGTTCTGGTATCTGCTACTGAATGTATGCATGTCATCCTGTAATGACGAGACAGCAATCAATCTCCCTGACTACCCGACTTCAAGCTGTTGTAGCCCACATATTACCCTTAGCGCCACAGAACGTTCCATTATGATGCCCTGTCCCTGTTCCTTACTGGACTAAGGCGGCGTGACGCAATTCGCCCGCGCAGACGTGctctccccctgcgggtccgggggttagaataggcccgaggtactcctgcctgtcgtaagaggcgacgaaAAGGAGTTTCTCCCCCtcgagggggtagttagcgcctgcgtccggagacggacggtttcacgacctatatttgcgttcattttggtttttcacttctggtttcttccttcttttggttgattcctttctttgttcttctccatctcgctgtcctcttctccttgcctccttctccttgcctccttctccttgcctccttctccttgcctccttctccttgcctccttctccttgcctccttctccttgcctccttctccttgcctccttctccttgcctcctcctccttgcctcctcctccttgcctcctcctccttgcctcctcctccttgcctcctcctccttgcctccttctccgcttcggcgtttaagacagtatgtcctttctttccctctctcctttctttttcctttctccctgtgcgtgcctgcagGCCGACCCACGCTTTAGCAcccgtagccggtgacggggtaacgcgtaattccccgtcctgggtagacaagtaaggcacgcatctaccccctggtaaaggccaggcccagggagggctcgttgcctgagctgacaccttccgaccatgccgattgatgCCTCCCTCCggccgtttctcgggaggtgtgacctgaggtgtaaataatcacctaaggcgggagtgccctctgagagggtccccacaaggaaggagcgcgccatcagagacgctggcaatcatgggggattcctccgcaatagatttcttcttttcttcttttctgtccTTCTTTTCTGTCCTTCTTTTCTGTCCTTTTCTTTTCTGTCCTTTTCTTTTCTGTCCTTTTCTTTTCTGTCCTTTTCTTTTCTGTCCTTTTCTTTTCTGTCCTTTTCTTTTCTGTCCTTTTCTTTTCTGTCCTTTTCTTTTCTGTCCTTTTCTTTTCTGTCCTTTTCTTTTCTGTCCTTTTCTTTTCTGTCCTTTACTTTTCTGTCCTTTACTTTTCTGTCCTTTACTTTTCTGTCCTTTACTTTTCTGTCCTTTACTTTTCTGTCCTTTACTTTTCTGTccttttcttttctcctccttctttttcttttctcctccttctttttcttttctcctccttctttttcttttctcctccttctttttcttttctcctccttctttttcttttctcctccttctttttcttttctcctccttctttttcttttctcctccttctttttcttttctcctccttctttttcttttctcctccttctttttcttttctcctccttctttttcttttctcctccttctttttcttttctcctccttctttttcttttctcctccttctttttcttttctcctccttctttttcttttctcctccttctttttcttttctcctccttctttttcttttctcctccttctttttcttttctcctccttctttttcttttctcctccttctttttcttttctcctccttctttttcttttctcctccttctttttcttttctcctccttctttttcttttctcctccttctttttcttttctcctccttctttttcttttctcctccttctttttcttttctcctccttctttttcttttctcctccttctttttcttttctcctccttctttttcttttctcctccttctttttcttttctcctccttctttttcttttctcctccttctttttcttttctcctccttctttttcttttctcctccttctttttcttttctcctccttctttttcttttctcctccttctttttcttttctcctccttctttttcttttctcctccttctttttcttttctcctccttctttttcttttctcctccttctttttcttttctcctccttctttttcttttctcctccttctttttcttttctcctccttctttttcttttctcctccttctttttcttttctcctccttctttttcttttctcctccttctctttcttttctcctccttctctttcttttctcctccttctctttcttttctcctccttctctttcttttctcctccttctctttcttttctcctccttctctttcttttctcctccttctctttcttttctcctccttctctttcttttctcctccttctctttcttttctcctccttctctttcttttctcctccttctctttcttttcctttttctctcctctcctctccttctctttcttttcctttttctctcctctcctctccttctctttcttcttcctttttctctcctctcctctccttctctttcttcttcctttttctctcctctcctctccttctctttcttcttcctttttctctcctctcctctccttctctttcttcttcctttttctctcctctcctctccttctctttcttcttcctttttctctcctctcctctccttctctttcttcttcctttttctctcctctcctctccttctctttcttcttcctttttctctcctctcctctccttctctttcttcttcctttttctctcctctcctctccttctctttcttcttcctttttctctcctctcctctccttctctttcttcttcctttttctctcctctcctctccttctctttcttcttcctttttctctcctctcctctccttctctttcttcttcctttttctctcctctcctctc
Protein-coding sequences here:
- the LOC126335643 gene encoding trichohyalin-like, yielding MEFPHNYEEIHDMMKPHLKGDNFTAQKSREKEREKGRRKRRRGEERKRKKKEKERRGEKKEEEREGEERREKGRRKRRRGEERKRKKKEKERRGEKKEEEREGEERREKGRRKRRRGEERKRKKKEKERRGEKKEEEREGEERREKGRRKRRRGEERKRKKKEKERRGEKKEEEREGEERREKGRRKRRRGEERKRKKKEKERRGEKKEEEREGEERREKGRRKRRRGEERKRKKKEKERRGEKKEEEREGEERREKGRRKRRRGEERKRKKKEKERRGEKKEKKEKERRGEKKEKKEKEEKRKRRRRKEREGGEKKEKEEKRKRRRRKEREGGEKKEKEEKRKRRRRKEREGGEKKEKEEKRKRRRRKEKEGGEKKKKEEKRKRRRRKEKEGGEKKKKEEKRKRRRRKEKEGGEKKKKEEKRKRRRRKEKEGGEKKKKEEKRKRRRRKEKEGGEKKKKEEKRKRRRRKEKEGGEKKKKEEKRKRRRRKEKEGGEKKKKEEKRKRRRRKEKEGGEKKKKEEKRKRRRRKEKEGGEKKKKEEKRKRRRRKEKEGGEKKKKEEKRKRRRRKEKEGGEKKKKEEKRKRRRRKEKEGGEKKKKEEKRKRRRRKEKEGGEKKKKEEKRKRRRRKEKEGGEKKKKEEKRKRRRRKEKEGGEKKKKEEKRKRRRRKEKDRKVKDRKVKDRKVKDRKVKDRKVKDRKVKDRKEKDRKEKDRKEKDRKEKDRKEKDRKEKDRKEKDRKEKDRKEKDRKEKDRKEKDRKEGQKRRTEKKKRRNLLRRNPP